The following proteins are encoded in a genomic region of [Eubacterium] hominis:
- a CDS encoding PTS lactose/cellobiose transporter subunit IIA, which translates to MEGIELICFQIISTVGNARSLYIEAIQAAKAGDFEKAEELIKEGEASFTEGHAAHGKLIQQEASGEATTMTLLLTHAEDQLMSAEAFGILSREFVDLYKEIKK; encoded by the coding sequence ATGGAAGGTATTGAATTAATTTGTTTTCAAATCATTTCTACAGTAGGAAATGCAAGAAGTCTTTACATTGAAGCAATTCAGGCAGCAAAAGCTGGTGACTTTGAAAAAGCAGAAGAATTGATCAAAGAAGGAGAAGCATCCTTTACAGAAGGACATGCGGCCCATGGGAAACTTATTCAGCAGGAAGCAAGTGGAGAAGCGACAACGATGACATTGTTGTTGACTCACGCAGAAGATCAGCTGATGAGTGCGGAAGCATTTGGTATTCTGAGTAGAGAATTCGTTGATTTGTATAAAGAAATCAAAAAATAA
- a CDS encoding radical SAM protein, whose protein sequence is MISIKDKATAMAVKKMIQYVEKDPDKNMVKILDWLDHFDTEGSITKQLKTARKALADPDNNWVKLVKSLYTDIDTEVRKTMFENFVINSVIISDKQKQEVVKKYHCNVPWAILLDPTSACNLKCIGCWASEYGKQLSLSLEELDDIITQGKQLGVYMYLYTGGEPMVRKHDLIELCRRHPDCVFLAFTNGTLIDEAFADEMLQVKNFIPAISIEGDETATDHRRGKGTYQKVVKAMHILKAKRLPFGASCCYTSMNVNSISSEEFIDSLVDFGAKFAWFFHYMPIGNDAVLDLLCTPPQREKMYHSIRHFRGNKPIFTIDFQNDGEYVGGCIAGGRNYLHINPNGDVEPCAFIHYSDSNIREKTLLEALCSPLFMAYKKGQPFNQNHLRPCPMLENPEKLMAMVHATGAHSTDLLSEEPVDHLCGKCKNYAANWAPVADMLWNNKQE, encoded by the coding sequence ATGATCTCAATCAAAGATAAAGCAACTGCGATGGCAGTGAAGAAAATGATTCAGTATGTTGAGAAAGACCCAGATAAAAATATGGTTAAGATTTTGGACTGGCTGGATCATTTTGATACAGAGGGAAGCATTACAAAGCAGTTAAAGACCGCAAGAAAAGCACTTGCTGATCCTGATAACAACTGGGTGAAACTGGTAAAGAGTCTGTATACCGATATTGATACAGAGGTCAGAAAAACGATGTTTGAAAACTTTGTGATCAATTCTGTCATTATCAGTGATAAACAAAAACAGGAAGTTGTTAAGAAATACCACTGTAATGTTCCATGGGCGATCTTGTTAGATCCTACCAGTGCATGTAATTTAAAATGTATTGGCTGTTGGGCAAGTGAATATGGAAAACAGTTAAGTCTGTCATTAGAAGAATTAGACGATATCATTACACAGGGAAAACAATTGGGTGTATATATGTATTTATATACCGGTGGAGAACCAATGGTAAGAAAACATGATTTAATTGAACTATGTAGACGGCATCCGGATTGTGTATTTTTAGCATTTACGAATGGAACATTGATAGATGAAGCATTTGCGGATGAGATGCTGCAGGTTAAAAATTTCATTCCCGCAATTAGTATTGAGGGAGATGAAACGGCAACGGATCATCGAAGAGGAAAAGGTACTTATCAAAAGGTTGTAAAAGCAATGCATATCCTAAAGGCAAAACGACTGCCTTTTGGGGCATCCTGCTGTTACACAAGTATGAATGTCAATTCTATCAGTAGTGAGGAATTTATAGATTCCCTGGTTGATTTTGGGGCTAAATTCGCATGGTTTTTCCATTACATGCCAATTGGCAATGATGCAGTATTAGATTTGTTATGTACACCACCGCAAAGAGAAAAAATGTATCACAGTATTCGGCATTTTCGTGGGAATAAACCAATATTTACCATTGATTTTCAAAACGATGGAGAATATGTTGGCGGATGTATTGCAGGTGGTCGTAACTATTTGCATATCAATCCAAACGGCGATGTAGAGCCATGTGCTTTCATCCATTATTCGGATTCTAATATAAGAGAAAAAACATTATTAGAAGCACTTTGTTCCCCATTATTCATGGCATATAAGAAGGGACAGCCATTTAACCAGAATCATTTAAGACCATGTCCAATGTTGGAGAATCCAGAAAAATTAATGGCTATGGTACATGCGACTGGTGCTCATTCTACAGATTTATTGTCAGAAGAACCAGTAGATCATTTATGTGGAAAGTGTAAAAACTATGCCGCAAACTGGGCACCTGTGGCAGATATGTTGTGGAATAATAAACAAGAGTAA